Proteins encoded by one window of Candidatus Odinarchaeum yellowstonii:
- a CDS encoding AAA family ATPase has product MKIDSIVLKNYRSYQNVELNFGDNNLIVIIGENGTGKTDILNALNWCFYSDEPHLSKRSEGKIQLNLETIKNSKNNDKADINITVLLKKSNQDLINFETKNTFEINEDRDRGLKIPKLIETEKRLIYVYKNGENAVYYNDDAEEVINHHIPRDLRQFFFFDGEKLSRYYEDVGNVRKHILKISKVSLIDEIIKKLNNIHGELMNEIKGDVDKEITNTRDTLNKIVNELNEAYAEKEDLENELKSMKLELNSLNEYLREIPDIEELEQDRDKSKQQLKEKENIHNDAIYSKNSLIVESLIYCCLREPVNEILKSIEEKRIKKEYPPLIDEELIKKALEKKLCPVCNKAIDESKLKELEEMYQIYSRQTNISNILREYEWRYKRFGEELNRKLSELNDKEKEIKRIDEDIKEINNHINEIESELKKYSDKTKTNLKQKIERRNHLESQIDLINRKIGAINKKIEDKNRAKDAFQNKLNEYLSDLKEYRNIRSQLNFIRHSVKILEKLKEKTLDKIRSRIAAETWDIFSKLTWKKATWKGIKLDEDFNIEIIHQLGYEWSGQLSAAETQLLALSFVLALHKISGFEAPIIIDTPLARVSGKHRENWAESIIKLIKEKQVILLFTPFEYNDGIVNKIIEQNHPKIFKLGINNSETITTVEEIT; this is encoded by the coding sequence ATGAAGATAGATAGTATTGTTTTAAAAAACTATAGATCGTATCAAAACGTTGAATTAAATTTCGGTGATAATAATTTAATAGTCATAATTGGAGAAAACGGAACAGGTAAAACAGATATACTAAATGCTTTAAACTGGTGTTTCTATAGTGATGAACCCCACTTATCTAAAAGATCTGAAGGTAAAATTCAGTTAAATTTAGAAACCATAAAAAATTCTAAGAATAATGATAAAGCAGATATCAACATAACCGTCTTGCTTAAAAAATCCAATCAAGATTTAATTAATTTTGAAACAAAAAACACTTTTGAAATCAATGAAGACCGTGATAGAGGTTTAAAAATACCAAAGTTAATCGAAACTGAAAAACGTTTAATTTACGTTTATAAGAATGGGGAAAATGCAGTCTACTATAATGATGACGCTGAAGAGGTTATAAACCATCATATACCCCGTGATCTTCGACAATTCTTCTTCTTCGACGGTGAAAAACTAAGTCGCTACTATGAGGATGTTGGAAACGTTAGAAAACATATTTTAAAGATTTCTAAAGTTTCACTAATAGATGAAATCATTAAAAAATTAAATAATATTCATGGCGAATTAATGAATGAAATAAAAGGTGATGTGGATAAGGAGATTACGAATACAAGAGACACGCTTAATAAAATAGTAAATGAACTAAATGAAGCCTACGCTGAAAAAGAAGATTTGGAAAACGAATTAAAATCTATGAAACTCGAGCTAAATTCTCTTAATGAATATTTAAGAGAGATACCGGATATCGAAGAACTTGAACAAGATAGAGATAAATCCAAACAACAATTAAAAGAAAAGGAAAACATACACAATGATGCTATATACTCAAAAAATTCGTTAATAGTTGAATCATTAATATACTGCTGTCTTAGAGAACCAGTTAATGAAATTTTAAAATCAATCGAGGAGAAGAGAATAAAAAAGGAGTACCCCCCGTTAATTGATGAGGAGCTTATTAAAAAGGCTCTAGAAAAAAAATTATGTCCAGTTTGCAACAAAGCTATAGATGAATCTAAATTAAAAGAATTAGAAGAAATGTACCAAATTTATTCAAGACAGACTAATATTTCGAATATTCTGAGAGAATATGAATGGCGTTATAAAAGATTCGGCGAGGAGTTAAATAGAAAATTAAGTGAATTAAACGATAAGGAGAAGGAGATTAAAAGAATAGATGAGGATATTAAGGAAATAAATAATCATATAAACGAAATAGAGAGCGAGTTAAAGAAATACTCTGACAAAACTAAAACTAACTTAAAACAGAAAATTGAGCGAAGGAATCATCTTGAAAGTCAAATCGATTTGATTAATCGAAAAATCGGCGCTATAAACAAAAAAATTGAAGATAAGAATAGAGCAAAAGACGCATTCCAAAATAAATTAAACGAGTATTTGTCTGATTTAAAGGAATATAGAAATATTCGATCCCAGCTGAATTTTATTAGACACTCTGTTAAAATACTTGAAAAACTTAAAGAGAAAACTCTCGATAAAATAAGATCAAGGATTGCAGCGGAAACATGGGATATCTTTTCTAAATTAACTTGGAAAAAAGCCACTTGGAAGGGAATAAAATTAGACGAAGACTTTAATATAGAGATTATTCACCAATTAGGTTATGAGTGGTCAGGTCAATTAAGTGCAGCTGAAACGCAGCTGTTAGCATTATCGTTTGTTCTAGCCTTACATAAGATATCTGGTTTTGAAGCGCCGATAATCATCGACACACCTTTAGCTAGAGTTTCAGGTAAGCATAGAGAGAATTGGGCTGAGTCCATTATTAAGCTAATTAAGGAGAAACAAGTAATCTTACTATTCACACCTTTTGAATATAATGACGGTATTGTGAATAAGATAATCGAACAAAATCATCCTAAAATCTTTAAGCTAGGCATTAATAATTCTGAAACTATTACTACCGTGGAGGAGATTACGTGA
- the mgtA gene encoding magnesium-translocating P-type ATPase, which produces MASACKTIVKNKTMSGEVNPQQLVDLSRLLTEPVETVYNYLNTSELGLSDECAEALIDVYGYNEVSVKKRRISLIAFLAHFKNPILIILISAGLLSIFFGELTNALIIFTIISVSVALDYYQEEKADKAAALLKQRVTTTATVLRDNVKKEIRLPEIIPGDIIYLSAGDIIPADSRVLAAKDFFVDQSTLTGESIPVEKKPILDKDFKNITEYTNAVFLGTTVVSGTATILALKTGPYTVYGRIAARLAAKPPETEYQRGLRRFGYLLLQVTFMLVLFVFFVNALIRGQVLDSLIFAVALAVGLTPDLLPMILSVTLSSGAIQMAKKGVIVKKLSAIQNFGSMNVLCSDKTGTLTENKIVLVKHIDVNGSDDEKVLLYSYLNSYYQTGLKSPLDEAVLKHKELSVTEYRKIDEIPFDFTRRRLTIVVESSSGRILVSKGAPEEIQKICSRIEENGAVETLSEEGKKRISDKFIELSENGFRVLGVCYKIDESNKTFYTVDDEKDMVFLGFIAFIDPPKESVKESIKLLREAGIELKILTGDNELVTKKVCEYIELEIKGIISGDKIREADGFALARIVEENNIFCRVTPADKERIIAALKANGHVVGYLGDGINDAPSLKTADVGISVDNAVDVAKEAADIILLEKRLRVLHEGVVEGRKTFMNTLKYIAIGVSSNFGNMFSVAGASLFLPFLPMLPGQILLNNLLYDAAQIPITTDTVDEELVRKPRRWDIKHIRNTMLYFGPISSIFDFLTFFVMLYFFNATPALFQTAWFTESLITQTLVVLFIRTHRSFYKSPPSRPLILASITVTAVALILPYTFIGLIFGFTTPPPLFYPALALIIAGYLIAVEFAKKRFYKIY; this is translated from the coding sequence GTGGCTTCAGCGTGCAAAACAATCGTTAAAAATAAAACCATGAGCGGAGAAGTTAACCCACAGCAGTTAGTAGATTTAAGCAGATTATTAACGGAACCGGTTGAAACAGTATACAATTATTTAAATACATCCGAGCTAGGGTTAAGCGATGAATGCGCTGAAGCCCTCATAGACGTATACGGGTATAACGAGGTCTCGGTGAAGAAGAGAAGAATAAGCTTAATAGCGTTTCTAGCTCATTTCAAAAACCCTATATTAATAATATTGATTTCAGCAGGTTTACTATCAATATTCTTCGGGGAGTTAACTAACGCGTTAATCATATTTACGATTATCAGCGTCAGCGTCGCCTTAGACTACTACCAGGAGGAGAAAGCGGATAAAGCAGCCGCACTCCTAAAGCAGAGAGTCACAACCACAGCCACCGTTCTCCGAGATAACGTGAAGAAGGAGATCCGACTCCCGGAGATCATTCCAGGAGATATAATCTACCTTTCCGCGGGTGACATAATACCAGCGGATAGCAGAGTGTTAGCTGCTAAAGACTTCTTCGTAGATCAGTCCACTCTAACAGGCGAATCAATCCCGGTTGAAAAGAAGCCTATTCTAGATAAGGATTTCAAGAATATCACAGAGTACACTAACGCAGTGTTCTTAGGCACCACCGTGGTCAGCGGAACAGCTACGATTCTAGCTCTTAAAACAGGCCCCTACACTGTTTACGGTAGGATAGCAGCCCGGCTAGCGGCTAAACCACCTGAAACAGAGTATCAGAGAGGGTTAAGAAGATTCGGCTACCTTCTACTACAAGTAACATTCATGCTAGTATTATTCGTGTTCTTCGTGAATGCGTTAATCCGAGGTCAAGTATTAGATTCACTTATATTCGCAGTGGCTTTAGCCGTCGGGTTAACACCAGACCTGCTTCCAATGATATTATCTGTAACCCTCTCCTCGGGAGCTATACAAATGGCTAAAAAGGGCGTCATCGTAAAAAAGCTTTCAGCGATACAAAACTTCGGCAGCATGAACGTGCTCTGCTCTGATAAAACAGGCACTCTCACAGAGAATAAAATAGTTTTAGTGAAGCACATAGACGTGAACGGCAGCGACGATGAAAAAGTATTATTATACTCTTATCTTAACAGCTACTATCAAACCGGTTTAAAAAGCCCCTTAGATGAAGCTGTCCTGAAGCATAAAGAGCTCTCCGTCACCGAGTATAGGAAAATAGACGAAATACCCTTCGACTTCACAAGGCGCAGGCTAACAATAGTCGTTGAATCAAGCAGCGGAAGAATACTAGTATCGAAGGGTGCACCTGAAGAAATACAGAAAATATGTTCAAGAATAGAAGAAAACGGAGCCGTTGAGACGCTTTCAGAGGAGGGTAAAAAGAGAATCAGCGATAAATTTATAGAGTTAAGCGAGAATGGTTTCAGAGTTCTAGGCGTCTGTTATAAGATAGATGAATCAAATAAAACATTCTACACGGTCGACGATGAGAAAGATATGGTTTTCCTAGGTTTCATCGCTTTCATCGACCCGCCGAAGGAGAGCGTTAAAGAATCTATAAAATTATTGAGAGAAGCTGGAATAGAACTTAAAATATTAACAGGTGATAATGAACTAGTCACCAAGAAAGTCTGCGAGTATATAGAACTTGAAATAAAAGGAATAATATCAGGGGATAAAATAAGAGAAGCAGACGGCTTCGCTTTAGCTAGAATAGTTGAAGAAAATAATATCTTCTGCAGGGTGACCCCTGCTGATAAAGAGAGAATAATAGCCGCGCTTAAAGCTAACGGTCACGTAGTAGGATACCTGGGGGATGGAATAAACGATGCTCCTTCACTTAAAACAGCTGACGTAGGGATATCGGTAGACAACGCGGTTGACGTAGCTAAAGAAGCAGCTGACATAATCCTATTAGAGAAAAGGCTTAGAGTACTACATGAAGGAGTAGTTGAAGGCAGGAAAACATTCATGAACACTCTAAAATATATAGCTATAGGAGTCAGCTCCAATTTCGGAAACATGTTCAGCGTCGCAGGCGCATCACTATTCCTACCGTTTCTACCAATGCTACCAGGCCAAATATTATTAAATAACCTACTATATGATGCAGCTCAAATCCCTATAACAACAGATACAGTTGATGAAGAATTAGTTAGGAAACCTAGAAGATGGGATATAAAGCATATAAGAAACACGATGCTCTACTTCGGGCCCATAAGCTCCATATTCGACTTCTTAACATTCTTCGTCATGTTATATTTCTTTAACGCGACGCCGGCTCTCTTCCAAACCGCATGGTTCACGGAGTCATTGATCACGCAAACACTTGTAGTGTTATTCATTAGAACACACAGATCCTTCTATAAAAGCCCCCCCAGTCGACCTCTAATATTAGCTAGTATAACGGTCACCGCAGTAGCGTTAATCTTACCGTACACGTTTATAGGCTTAATATTCGGCTTCACCACGCCGCCGCCATTATTCTACCCAGCTTTAGCGCTGATAATAGCAGGCTACCTTATAGCAGTGGAGTTCGCTAAAAAAAGATTTTATAAAATATACTAG
- a CDS encoding tyrosine-type recombinase/integrase, whose amino-acid sequence MRRHKTIPKYLSREQALECLQIAEKFSKELYLMFKVMITTGIRVSDYINLKPENFKHDPTLGYILTFKARKNKQEITAPITEDIYKAARSLKTLFPGTRWTAWNQTRQVGQAMGIKLTPHMLRHTFVVLSRQAGVTWEMIAGITGDDFQTLKDWYHHVDPSEVKAVRAKLESYLFS is encoded by the coding sequence ATGAGACGGCATAAAACAATACCAAAATATTTAAGCAGAGAACAAGCATTAGAATGCCTCCAAATCGCTGAAAAATTCTCAAAAGAACTTTATTTAATGTTCAAAGTCATGATAACAACAGGAATAAGAGTATCAGACTATATAAACCTTAAACCAGAAAACTTCAAACACGATCCAACACTAGGCTACATATTAACCTTTAAAGCACGCAAAAACAAGCAAGAGATCACCGCCCCAATCACAGAAGACATCTACAAAGCCGCCAGAAGCCTTAAAACCTTATTCCCAGGCACCCGTTGGACCGCTTGGAATCAAACAAGACAGGTCGGACAAGCCATGGGCATAAAGCTTACACCACACATGCTAAGACACACTTTCGTCGTCCTCTCCAGGCAAGCCGGCGTCACCTGGGAGATGATCGCAGGAATAACAGGCGACGATTTCCAAACCCTAAAAGACTGGTATCATCACGTAGACCCATCTGAAGTGAAAGCGGTCAGAGCTAAACTTGAAAGCTACCTTTTCAGTTAA
- a CDS encoding NADH-quinone oxidoreductase subunit C — protein sequence MNDSSIIDSLKKVIGGENISAAKFKNNDLELEINKNKIREAASFFKQRGYTHLITIVPVEEPGYIQLLYYLEKYGSLAVLKIKIPCDDLNADSLTDIFPAAENFEREARDFFGLNFKGLTSSRIILPDNWPDKPLMRKT from the coding sequence GTGAATGATTCCAGTATAATAGATTCGCTGAAAAAAGTGATAGGCGGAGAAAACATATCCGCAGCTAAGTTTAAAAATAATGATTTAGAGTTAGAGATAAATAAGAATAAGATAAGAGAAGCCGCATCATTCTTTAAACAGCGAGGCTACACTCATCTAATAACCATTGTACCAGTGGAGGAACCGGGATATATTCAACTATTATATTATCTAGAAAAGTATGGGAGTCTAGCTGTTCTTAAAATAAAAATACCGTGCGACGACTTAAACGCGGATAGTTTAACAGATATATTCCCGGCCGCGGAGAACTTTGAGAGAGAGGCACGCGACTTTTTCGGCTTAAATTTTAAAGGATTAACTTCAAGCAGAATTATTCTACCAGACAACTGGCCTGATAAACCTCTGATGCGTAAAACATAA
- a CDS encoding DEAD/DEAH box helicase family protein, with translation MSEELDFRSLNIKKSYNSITDDLLNDFYIPVLSRAVKYSRLVGFFSSSSLAVAARGITGLIKNGGYINLACSPNLSEEDIKIIRDSSESPEKYIERKLLQELDNLENEFVKNHVYALGWMLANKKLNLKIVFPVAEDNMPLSSEKTIKLGIFHVKIGILEDSLGNKVSFSGSVNETAAGWKFNIEKIKVFRSWVESEKDYLETDIRDFNYYWTGSVNNKLRIIDAPEAVKEKLVLMSPKEIDKITIVYPPKQNKIILHPHQNEAVNKWIENNFRGIFEMATGTGKTFAALECIKRALETNNKLLIIVSTPYHHLNDQWKKQVDNFQLNFDSEIIADSTNKDWKNNLADQLVELSIGKIKSILVLTTHRTLSSEDFRKIIQYNSINKNYKIFMIGDEVHWLGAEKYSNALLESYDLRLGLSATPVRIYDTFGTRKIIEYFNGIVKSFSLEDALTKINPETGDFYLCDYEYHPRIAYLNEEEIFAYINETKKIIKTHNLRKYQDSDLNDEILELLAYRRSNIIKNCRMKYQILDEILKELGEDLHHTIIYCTPQQIKTVMKIVNLQHRIKAHKFTMEEGTAKSPRFQNLSEREFILKKFASGEYQVLIAMKCLDEGVDIPAAETAILMASSGNPREYIQRMGRLLRRYPNKKRAKIYDIIAIPDREKLPFEYADIEQKILEKELNRYMFFAKNALNGSEAQKILLEIKYNCI, from the coding sequence ATGTCCGAAGAACTTGATTTTAGATCATTAAATATTAAAAAATCATATAATTCCATAACAGACGACTTATTAAACGATTTTTACATTCCAGTTCTATCAAGAGCTGTAAAATATTCAAGACTAGTCGGTTTCTTTTCATCAAGTTCATTAGCTGTTGCAGCCAGAGGCATAACCGGGCTAATAAAAAATGGCGGGTATATAAATCTCGCATGTTCACCAAATTTATCAGAAGAAGACATAAAGATAATAAGAGATTCATCAGAATCACCTGAAAAATATATTGAAAGAAAATTATTACAAGAATTAGATAACCTAGAAAACGAATTCGTTAAAAACCACGTTTACGCCTTAGGGTGGATGCTGGCAAATAAAAAATTAAATTTAAAAATTGTTTTTCCAGTAGCCGAAGACAATATGCCATTATCCTCTGAAAAAACTATCAAATTAGGAATTTTCCACGTTAAAATAGGGATATTAGAAGACTCATTAGGAAATAAAGTAAGTTTCAGCGGCTCAGTTAATGAAACCGCAGCAGGGTGGAAATTTAATATTGAAAAAATAAAAGTTTTTAGAAGTTGGGTGGAGTCGGAAAAAGATTATTTAGAAACCGATATCAGAGATTTTAATTATTACTGGACAGGTAGCGTTAATAATAAACTACGAATTATTGATGCTCCCGAAGCGGTAAAAGAAAAGCTTGTTTTAATGTCTCCAAAAGAAATCGATAAAATAACGATAGTATATCCGCCTAAACAAAATAAAATTATATTACATCCCCATCAAAATGAGGCTGTAAATAAATGGATTGAAAATAATTTTAGAGGAATATTTGAAATGGCAACGGGAACCGGTAAAACCTTTGCAGCGCTTGAATGCATAAAAAGAGCACTTGAAACAAACAATAAACTCTTAATTATCGTATCAACACCGTACCACCATTTAAATGATCAATGGAAAAAACAAGTAGACAATTTCCAGCTTAATTTCGACAGTGAGATCATAGCAGATAGTACAAATAAAGACTGGAAAAATAATCTCGCAGACCAGCTTGTAGAACTTTCAATAGGAAAAATAAAATCCATACTAGTATTAACAACGCATAGAACTTTATCCAGCGAAGATTTTAGAAAAATAATCCAATACAACTCAATTAACAAAAATTATAAAATTTTTATGATAGGGGATGAAGTACACTGGTTAGGCGCGGAAAAATATTCAAATGCTTTACTAGAATCCTATGATTTACGTCTTGGTTTAAGCGCTACTCCTGTGAGAATATACGACACTTTTGGAACTAGGAAAATAATTGAGTATTTTAACGGCATCGTCAAAAGCTTTAGTCTAGAAGATGCACTAACTAAAATTAATCCGGAAACAGGTGACTTTTATTTATGCGATTATGAATATCACCCGAGAATCGCCTATCTAAATGAGGAAGAAATATTCGCTTACATCAATGAAACAAAAAAAATTATAAAAACACATAACCTCAGAAAATACCAAGACTCCGATTTAAACGATGAAATACTAGAATTACTCGCATATAGAAGAAGTAATATAATCAAAAATTGTAGAATGAAATACCAAATACTCGATGAAATACTAAAAGAATTAGGGGAAGATTTACACCATACAATCATTTACTGCACGCCTCAACAAATAAAAACAGTTATGAAAATAGTAAATTTACAGCATAGAATTAAAGCTCATAAATTTACAATGGAAGAGGGCACGGCTAAATCTCCAAGATTTCAAAACCTCTCAGAGAGAGAGTTCATATTAAAGAAATTCGCCAGCGGCGAATACCAAGTTTTAATTGCAATGAAATGCTTAGATGAAGGAGTTGATATACCAGCAGCTGAGACCGCTATATTAATGGCTAGTAGCGGGAACCCGCGCGAGTATATTCAGAGGATGGGTAGATTACTAAGACGTTATCCTAATAAAAAACGCGCTAAAATTTACGATATCATAGCTATACCGGACAGAGAAAAATTACCATTCGAATACGCAGATATTGAACAAAAGATTCTGGAGAAAGAATTGAACCGCTACATGTTTTTTGCCAAAAATGCTTTAAACGGAAGTGAAGCGCAAAAAATTTTATTAGAAATAAAATATAACTGTATATAG